TCGAAGAATGTAGGAGCGATAGTCAAAAACAGAAAGTCTGGTGAGGCTGTTCAGCAAATTAATCCTTGAACGTTCAACCAGTAAAAATCTTGAATCTATTAGAACAACCTGCAATCAAATGACACTTTATGACAGACGATTTTATGATATCCTGTTGTTAATTAAAATTCAGATAAGAAATAAACCTTTTTGGTGACCACTAATTTCAGAAGGTCTATGGACTTGATCACAATATCATCACTAAGATCTTTATGCTCACGTATAACATTGATGCAATTGAGAAAATTAAATGTCGGAAATGATGCTCCTTTGAAAACATCTTGTACTACACACAAGAATAATTTCGCATTCAGGGATTTTCCAGCGTCTCTCCTTAAATGCTCTTCACATGTATCGCATAGAAGAGATGCATAACTGGTCCATTGATCTTTCTGTAGATTCCTCCTCTTTACATCTTCGCAAATACACAAATTTTTGGCGGCAGTAAGAGCTGCATCATAATCTAGGAGCTTCCACTTCTTTGCATATTTAGTTGCCAAAGTCATACATGTCAACCAAACGGCTTTCAGAACAGCGACCCAAATATCAAGATTATGCATCCTGATAGGCGTGGGAAATCGAAAAATCTTATCTTCTGAAGAGTTGTCGACTAACCAGGATAAGATATAACCTCCCTGGGCATGCGCATTGGCATAGTGAACATTGGGATCAAAGACACTGATTGTCCCTTCATCATCGAATCGAGAAATTTTGCATTGCAGCAGCCTCTTATCAAGGAGAAGAACTGAAAACTGAGGGTCAAAGTCGAGCTTTTCTTTAACTTGTGTAGCACAGTAGAAACTCTCCACTACTCTGCAAACGAGATCTGTACCATCATCCCTTTCACACTTGATCTTTTTTAGAAATTCCAGGATTTGATTGAGTTCATCACATTCACAAAAACAGATAATCTGAGGTGTTTCCACTAGGTGACAATCAGTAAGAGTATGCTTggaaacttcaaatttttcaaaatgcTTAACCGTCAAACCCATCACCCAGTCTCGAATGCTACAAGTGAAAATCTTACAGTCCCAAAACAACACAAGGAGCAACTGGATTTCCTTGAGTAACTTACTGCGCTTTTCATCAGCAGCTAAAGGCCAGTCTTTGGACCATCCATTCTCATATGCAAACTCTTTCACATCTTCCAATCGATTCTTAATCAGTTCAATGGCAGCTGCTGCATCCACTGGTTCCCAACCTCCAATGGATATCTTACGAGACCAGACTTTACTTATCCTTTGAGGCATATGCTTTGTCTCATTAGGTATAAACTTTGCACAATGTTCTTGATCAAGATGATTCTTACACTCTTCAGCGCTAGTGAACTTGTTCGAACAAGACCGACACATCCAGAATCTCCATTTCCCCTCTTCCCTTGCAAAAGTGAGAACTTGCTCCAACGCATCTCGTCCTTCACTACCATATAACCCCTCAACATAACTCGTAAGTTCCGCAGTGCTTACTTTCATAAAGTTCCGTTTGATCTCAACATTCAAACCAGCCCAATACAACATCAATCCTTTAATGAAATCAGGCTCACTCTTCCTTGTATCcacatcttctttttgttcacaGTTTTTTACAACAAGTCGTGTCTTGGATTCAGCAATTCTCGACTCTGCAATCTTGATCACAGACACCATTGCTTTCTGTTCTTTCTTGGTGAATTCTGGATCCTGCACATTCACTGAAAGATGATACAaagtttcttttgctttgcGCACAGATTTCTTGTAATACACCACTGACTGAATCTGTTGTGCCAAAGTGAAGAGTGAAATAGCCGCCATCGATGACAAAGCAGGAGCTATGGAAACGCATTGTACAGAACCCAACAAGTAAGCAACTTTCACATCagtgttctctgtttttttcgcTAGCTCCTTAAAGATTTGACCTTGTAGTGCATTAACACACACCCTGTCGTTCCCTTGGACGAAACGCAAATCTTCAATTATCTCCAACGCCTTGATGTAATCTTTCGCAAAGTAGGAATCGTAGGCACGTTTGAAGAGATTTTCGCTGTTAGCATCTTCTAGAGTAGGACGCTCCATGTTGGGGAAGAGAGTAGAAGCTAGTAACGCTTCTCAGTGATCTGATCTTTGCGTTTTCTTGGTATCGAGAGAGGTTTTGTTCGTGACgggagaaaacagaggagaagcGGGAAAAAATCAACGAGTAAGGTATTGAAGAAGATGTCACGTACGAGCCACGTGACAGGGTCTTTGTGGAATTGTGTCGAACACCTGTGGGCATCCTCCGTGTGGAGTAAATGACATAGCTTTCTCGATTTAATTGGACCTTCCCAGAGTAAATTTGGGAGtgtagaaaaatagaaaagcaTTCAAATTTGGGTGTGTAGTGACTTATAAGTGGAATTGTGTTCATGTTTGGGATCAAATTGGTCATCCCAATAGGCTTTGGTTTTGAAAGAGCAACAGAAGGTGAAAGCTTCAAAGGTatgtcaaaagaaaagattattgGAACGGTATTGTGGGTCGGGTTCGGTTAAAATCCGATCGGGTACGGTTGCTTTAAGTAGAGAAGTTTAAGAGCTAAGAaggtaaaactaaaatattggTTAGGTTTCGGTTTGGATCTCATCGGGTTCGGATCAATCTGGgtataaaaattcaaaactgctaaatacttttaaaaatcaggTATCCTTTAAATTCAGGTATACTCGAATTCCCGTAATTTACTCAAACACTCAAAAAATTTATGCAAATAGTCgaaaattcatcaaaataCCCAAAACTTTTACCCAAATATCCGAATTTTATCTGAATAACCGGAATTTTGtctaaatatccaaaaacaaattataagtATCTTTGATTAATATATTGTTAAAATTTCATTTGTGATGTCgatgtttaattaaatttattcgGTTAACtataaaatagttaaattaaaatatgtaactCCAAAACTACCAAGCTTTCatcaaaaaagattatttgCCATGATACTTGAtgaaaaattcagaaaaaatcAATCCAAAATAGTTACATAACgcaccaaaaatcaaaactaaggGTCCATTAGATGTTAGATTCACATATTCAAAAGAAGTAGtcataaaatagtaataaaatcGATATTGTTGTAGGCTCTGTCTTGTCGTTTCAAGATCgttgctctgttttcaatattattgctctgtttttcttgttttgtttttgagataTATGGAGATAAACTGGATAGCAAGAAATATAATGCATATCAAGTATTGTGAATCGTCAACGTCCTTTAATGAAGTAAAGTCTGCCCGAAAAATATTCGCAGTGTGTAGATTTAAGGGTAAAGAAACTTTATCCCAGTTGTGATAGACTTGTAAAGAGTTTTTCCCTTACTAACTTTTCACATAACTCCATTGTATTCAGTTggttaattaatttgaatttttcgGAAAAGAAATCGTTATTTTGTTatagtaaaattatttttgacaaaaatcaaactgaaTCTAAATCGAATACCAAATTGATccaatacaaaaatcaaattaaaccaaaaccaaattataaaagaaaattatcaacaaaaaaaatatcgttttagtttttataataCTACTGATAAAgcaaagaccaaaaaaaaataaaaaaaaaataaaaatacatcaaaTTTCCATCTTTTAAGTAtatcaatatttgtttaaatatgtTATCCATTCGCAAGCTAGTTTCcaatagtttatttttatttttggtcgGTCTTTCACCTATGGAACCAAATGAACAATGGTCTGCACATCCAATAGCCTCTCTACGCTCGCAGTCTTCAAGTTCATCAATAGTGAAGTAAAAACACCACTGCTAGAATAGATAGGAaaatctttttgaaattttatgaCCTTGTTGCTGCGATGAAAACTGGAAtccttgttttttctttttgccaaGGATCCAAAATGTTGGGCTCGTTACTAATTGTAAGACCTAATTATCATGTTAATGATATATACCCTTTCGCAACAACTTGGTCGGTCTTTCATGGCATATTTCAATATTATCTTAGACaacaattaaaatagaaaaacaattatcaGACAAATTAAATGAATGTCAAAGTAAGTCCTAGTTAAGTTTTGGTGCACCTATTCCCATTGAGTCTTAGACTTTGATTAACAAATAACCACATACGCATTACGCATATAAATATGCATGTCATGACTCCACATCCAAAGGAGGAACTTGAAGCAACAatcttttcttaaattattttcgATCTAAAGATCTTGAAAGCAAAGTTGatttcgaagaagaagataacttCGCTAATTATCTGTTCttttctgttgtttcttcttccaatcGCGTTTTCTAGGCCGATAAGAAACTTAGATGGACCAAGTGGAAGAGCTCCAACTGTTCaacaaataagaaacaaacatgGGACTAGAGAGGTGATAGTGGACAACGGGATTATTAGTGTCAGTTTCTCGAGTCCCCAAGGACTTATAACTGGCATC
This sequence is a window from Arabidopsis thaliana chromosome 1 sequence. Protein-coding genes within it:
- a CDS encoding Ubiquitin carboxyl-terminal hydrolase-related protein (Ubiquitin carboxyl-terminal hydrolase-related protein; FUNCTIONS IN: ubiquitin thiolesterase activity, zinc ion binding; INVOLVED IN: ubiquitin-dependent protein catabolic process; LOCATED IN: intracellular; CONTAINS InterPro DOMAIN/s: Protein of unknown function DUF627 (InterPro:IPR006866), Peptidase C19, ubiquitin carboxyl-terminal hydrolase 2 (InterPro:IPR001394), Zinc finger, C2H2-type (InterPro:IPR007087), Protein of unknown function DUF629 (InterPro:IPR006865); BEST Arabidopsis thaliana protein match is: Ubiquitin carboxyl-terminal hydrolase-related protein (TAIR:AT1G65130.1); Has 289 Blast hits to 258 proteins in 49 species: Archae - 0; Bacteria - 10; Metazoa - 28; Fungi - 6; Plants - 224; Viruses - 0; Other Eukaryotes - 21 (source: NCBI BLink).), which gives rise to MERPTLEDANSENLFKRAYDSYFAKDYIKALEIIEDLRFVQGNDRVCVNALQGQIFKELAKKTENTDVKVAYLLGSVQCVSIAPALSSMAAISLFTLAQQIQSVVYYKKSVRKAKETLYHLSVNVQDPEFTKKEQKAMVSVIKIAESRIAESKTRLVVKNCEQKEDVDTRKSEPDFIKGLMLYWAGLNVEIKRNFMKVSTAELTSYVEGLYGSEGRDALEQVLTFAREEGKWRFWMCRSCSNKFTSAEECKNHLDQEHCAKFIPNETKHMPQRISKVWSRKISIGGWEPVDAAAAIELIKNRLEDVKEFAYENGWSKDWPLAADEKRSKLLKEIQLLLVLFWDCKIFTCSIRDWVMGLTVKHFEKFEVSKHTLTDCHLVETPQIICFCECDELNQILEFLKKIKCERDDGTDLVCRVVESFYCATQVKEKLDFDPQFSVLLLDKRLLQCKISRFDDEGTISVFDPNVHYANAHAQGGYILSWLVDNSSEDKIFRFPTPIRMHNLDIWVAVLKAVWLTCMTLATKYAKKWKLLDYDAALTAAKNLCICEDVKRRNLQKDQWTSYASLLCDTCEEHLRRDAGKSLNAKLFLCVVQDVFKGASFPTFNFLNCINVIREHKDLSDDIVIKSIDLLKLVVTKKVVLIDSRFLLVERSRINLLNSLTRLSVFDYRSYILRPMKELILDGIVYMENKAKLAVVEADLISEEKQEEGMTLPSKKKKNKNNKKNSTSMSSHLDKTVQHEHSANLELDSTSPSLKPVEEDTLTSESGLLEMKSNINNQEETTKALHGEDSLSKHPVSAHEEATTRYNSILDMVLKALCNLKVLKEDLVHNRQPFSDNQVPCVLRDFFSAFVSEQIEDEGFYSNLLSGLLASLEEVHSMSNDAAEVVIAILEFWQCWKSPQRESLVTRLFTLEEYERMKCSKCRKMPNYPEQRSYGVVIAADSIRDLKCAFGNIKFGDIIKVIRMEDKMLCDIKTRGCGKANFVRHTISSCPPIFTIVLKWEKNETEKEISGTLKAMDWEIDISKLYEGLEPNTNYRLVSMIGCGEEGEYICMAYKKNRWISLRHEALIEEVVGIWKSVVRFCGERRVRPEILFYEAAGLDQ